In Clupea harengus chromosome 1, Ch_v2.0.2, whole genome shotgun sequence, one DNA window encodes the following:
- the LOC105898567 gene encoding serotonin N-acetyltransferase-like: protein MSVTGARPFLKPILESPGRQRRHTLPASEFRPLNPQDAISVFEIEREAFISVSGECPLHLDEVRHFLTLCPELSLGWFEQGRLVAFIIGSLWDEDRLSEGALTLHKPHGHTVHIHVLAVHRTFRQQGKGPILMWRYQQYLRCLPYVRLAVLMCEDDLVPFYKKSGFKVLGPCSITVAHLTFTEMQYAIGGHALMRRNSQF from the exons ATGTCGGTGACTGGTGCACGGCCGTTCTTAAAACCAATACTCGAGTCCCCCGGGCGACAGCGCCGGCACACATTGCCAGCTAGCGAATTCCGACCGCTTAATCCACAGGACGCTATCAGTGTGtttgagattgagagagaag CATTTATCTCTGTGTCAGGAGAGTGTCCGCTGCACCTAGACGAAGTCCgtcactttctcactctgtgtccCGAGCTGTCTCTTGGGTGGTTTGAACAAGGCAGGCTCGTCGCCTTTATCATCGGTTCTCTTTGGGACGAAGATCGGTTGAGCGAA GGCGCACTGACTCTTCACAAGCCGCATGGCCACACGGTCCATATTCATGTCCTGGCCGTCCATCGCACCTTCCGTCAGCAGGGCAAAGGACCGATCCTGATGTGGCGCTATCAGCAGTACTTGCGCTGCTTGCCGTACGTGCGACTCGCCGTGCTTATGTGTGAGGACGACCTGGTCCCATTCTACAAGAAGTCTGGTTTCAAAGTGTTGGGCCCCTGTTCTATCACAGTTGCGCACCTGACCTTCACAGAGATGCAATATGCTATTGGGGGCCATGCTTTAATGCGGCGTAATAGCCAGTTCTAA